From the Rhizobium sp. SL42 genome, the window CAGGTTGAAGTAGGTGTAGTGGAAATAGAGCCGGAAATAGTTTTTCCGGACATTCGAGAACAACTCCGCGATGGTCAGCGGCTGGGCCCGATTTGCGTTGTCCTCGCCGTAGACGAGTTCCTTGCGGTACGCCGCCTCGACCCGCTGGTTGCGGAATTCAAGGCCCGGAAGCTTGATACCGACGAGCGCCAGAAGCGCCGTGCCGAACACCGACCAGATCAAGGCGAGCCAGAACAGGCTGTGCGGAACCGCGCCGATGATCGGCAACTCGGTGACGTAGCTGGACAGCACGAAGAGGATCGGCAGGAAGGCGATGAGGTTCATCACCGCATCGATCAGGCTGACGCCGAGGCCCTCGAAGGTCGAGGCAAAACGCATCGTATCCTCCTGGACACGCTGCGAGGCACCTTCGATGTGACGCAACTTCTGCCATTTCGACATGTAGTATTCGTTCATCGCCGTGCGCCAGCGGAAGATGTAGTGGCTGACAAAGAAGCGGACGATGACGAAAACGAAGACGTTCAGGAAGGCGATGCTCCAGAACGTGATCATCAGGCTGTAGAAGTCCCCGGTCGTGATACCCGGCTTACCCTGCAGCGCATTCTGCAGAAGGTCGCCGAAGGGCCGCCGCCAGTTGTTCAGCAGAACCGAGACCTGCACGTCGAAATAGGTGGCGAAGATGATGAACATCGTGCCCCAGATCGACCAGAACCGCCATGGATGGTCCTTGGCATAGAACTGCCAGAACAGGCCGAAGGCAACCGACCAGACCGCAGCATAGATGTAGAACCACAAATAGGAGTTCGTCAGGAAGAAGCTGAGGTTGATGATCGGCTCGGCATCGGCCGGCGGAGGCGGAAGGCCTACGGCTGCGCCCATCTGCTCGCCGAAAAAATACCAGACGAGAACAGAAAGAAGGGTCCAGACAACGAAGGAGGAGAAGAATAGCTTGGGCTTCGGGAAGAAGGATTGAAACACGGAAGGCTGCTTTCGTGAGGTGTCGGGACAGACTTGGAGGTGCGCCGAACCTAGGGCAGAACCTCAACACCAGCAATGCCATCGCCTAAATGTGGCGGAATTACCCGCAGCTATTCACAGTTACCAAACCTTCATTTTTCAGCGTGGTGACGAACCAGCGGCAGGACCAGCAGGAACGACACGGCCAGCACGGCCGCCGCCACCAGCGTCGGCGCGGCAAAGCTGCCGCTGCGTTCGGCCAATGTCCCGGCAACCACCGGGCCGATGATCTGGCCGATTCCGAAGGCAGCGGTCATCAGCGCCAGCGCCCGGCGCGGGCTCTCGGGTGCAAGCACCCGGCCGAGCCTCAGGCCATAGGCCGTGACGGTCATGAATGTCAGGCCGAGCAGCAACCCGCCGACCAGCGGTGCCGCCGACACAGGCAGGGCGACGGTTGCCGCTACCCCGAACGACTGGATCAACAGCGCCGCGCCATAGGCGGCAAACAGGCCGATCCGCACCATCACCGGTCGCCAGAGGAAGAGGGAAGCGGCAGCCGCAATCCCCGTCACGAACCAGCTGAGAAACTCGATGAACGGCCCGGCATTCGACATCCGCGCCATGGTGACGATGAAGGTTGCCGTGACCACGTATCCGAAGCCGAACAACCCGTAGGAGAGGGTCAGCAGAATTAGTGGCCGCCGCCAGACAAGTTTCGGCTCGGCAGCAGGCCCGCCCGCTCGCAACGGAGCCTGCGGAAACAGCCACCAGGCAATCGCAAGAAGCACCAGCGTCACGCCGGCGCTGTAAAGCCAGTCGATCCGCCAGGCCGCCGCACCCGGCTGGCTGAGCTTCGAGGCGATAAAGACGACGAGGGAGGAGAGTGCGATACCGAAGCCCACGCCGCCGAAATGCACCGTCTGTGTTGTTTCACTGCCGCGCGCCGCGGCATGTGCCAGCACGATCGACGAGATGAAGATCATCGAAAAGGCGCTGGCGACGCCGGCTGCAAAGCGGATGAGAATGAACACCGCAACATCACTGGCCACGCCCATCGCCACCAGCAGCAACGAGCTTGCGGCAAGTGCGCCGAGGCCGATTTTCCGCTCACGACCGGTCGCCCAGCCATAGGCAGCAAGCACCGCACCGACGAGATATCCGACAAAATTGCCGGCGGCGATCAGCCCGGCATCCGAAGAGGAAAGCGGAAGGCCGCTGATCATGCCCGGCAGGATCGGGGTGAAGACGAAACGTCCGAAGCCCATGGCAGCGGCCATGGCCAGTGCGCCGGCGATCGCTGTCTTGGCGAGATTGACGTCTTTCGGACTTGTATCATGCATGGCGCCGCTTATCGCATCGCAACAAGCAAGCGACAAACGAGTATTGCTGATGCCATCCTTCACAGACTTGAATGCGGGAACCGAATGGCAGACGGTTCCGCAAACGGCAGTTTCGCAAACACCGGCTTGCTCTTGCGACAGAATTCGCTAGTGGAGAGGCAAATATCCAAGGAGCACCACCATGAGCGACCTGACCCTGCAACAGGCGATCGACAACATCTACGTGTCGATCAACAACGATAACGAAGATCTGGACCTCCACGTCACCGCCCTCAAGGCCGCCATGGCAAAGGAAGGTGTGAAGGAAGCCGTATTCGAACCCGCAAAGCTCGCCCAGTCCAATCGCCAGGGCCGCAAGATCATGCAATCCTTCTTCCGCAAGAAGGGGATAACGATCGGCTTCTCGGCGTAACGCATCCTCTGCGCGATCTGCACATCGAAGCCGACGGCCGGCAACCGATACTGCACCCTCTCCCAGCAATCAGGCAAAGGGAAAGGGCGCGATAGAAAATGATCCTTCTTCCCCTCGATGGGAAGAAGGGGCCGGCATGCCGATCAAGGCAGCGCTATGCCCGCAACTCAGTCCGCCAGCGTCAGCACCAGTGGCCCGTTGCGGGTCACCACGATCGTGTGCTCGAACTGAACCGTCGGCGCACTCGGCTCGCTGAACAGCGTCCAGTTATCCTTTTCGCCGTCCTCGGCCCAGATGCCGCCGAGCGACAGGAAAGGCTCGATGGTAAAGACCAGACCATCCTCCATGATCCGCGTCTCGTCCGGATCAGGCCAGGTCGATAGCTCCTTCGGCTCCTCGTGCAGCGAATGACCGACGCCGTGGCTGGCCAGATTCTGGATCAGCGTATAGCGGTTCTTCTTGGCGAACGTCCCGATCGCATTGCCGATATTGGCCATCGGCTGGCCGGTCTTGACCTGATTGAGCCCGACCCACAGTGCCCGCTTGCCATCGCGCAACAGCCGTTCGATCTTCGCCGTGCCCGGAGGCACGATGAAGGACGAGCCGGTATCGCCGAAGAAGCCGTTTTTTTCCGCCGAGACGTCGATGTTGACGAGATCCCCAGCCTTGATGATCCTGTCACCGGGAATGCCGTGCGCCACTTCCTCGTTGACGCTGATGCAGGTCGCCCCCGGAAACTCATAGCAGAGTTCCGGCGCAGAACGTGCGCCGTTGTCTTCCAGCACCTTGCGTCCGATCAGGTCGAGTTCGCGCGTGGTGATCCCCGGCTCAAGCGCTGCCGCCATCGTCTTGACGGCCACCGCACACAGACGGCCGATGTCTTTCAGATGCGTCAGGTCTTCATCGCTTTGAACGATCATCTTGGTCTTTCAGCCGCAAGCGGCACACTATTTTCGAAGTCCGGCTGATTACGCAGCCGAAGCCTTCGACGTCAACGCCTGACGCACCAGCGGCGCGACTTTTGTGCCGTAAAGCTCGATGCCACGCATGATTTCCTTGTGCGGCATCGGCCCGATCGCCATCTGCAACAGGAAGCGGTCGTTCTTGAAGATTTCGTGCTGGGCGACGATCTTTTCGGCGACACTCTCCGGATCGCCGACGAACAGCGCACCACGCGGACCGCGCGACGCATCGAAATGCGCCCGGTTCGTCGGCCCCCAGCCGCGCTCACGACCGATGCGGTTCATCACCTCGGCCTGCGGTGCGTAGAAGATATCGGCCGCCGTTTCGGTCGTGTCGTGAATGAAGCCATGCACGTTGATGCTGGTTTTCAGCGTTGCTGGATCGACGCCGGCCTTGGACGCACTCTGGCGATAGAGATCGAAAAGCGGGGCAAAACGATGCGGCTCGCCGCCGATGATGGCGAGTGCAAGCGGCAGACCGAGGTAACCGGCGCGCGCTGCCGATTGCGGCGTGCCGCCGATGGCGATCCACAGCGGCAATGGGTCCTGCAAAGGACGAGGATAGACGCCACGCCCCTTGATCGGTTTGCGGGTCTCGCCTTCCCAGGTCACCACTTCGTTCTCGCGGATTTCCATCAGCAACTGCAGCTTTTCGGCAAACAGCAGGTCGTAGTCCTCAAGTTCATAGCCGAACAGCGGGAAGCTTTCGATGAACGACCCGCGGCCCGCCATCATCTCGACACGGCCATTCGACAGCAGATCGACCGTGGCAAACTGCTGGAAGACCCGTACCGGATCATCCGAGCTCAGCACCGTCACGGCGCTTGAAAGCCGAATGTTCTTCGTTTGCACCGCCGCCGCCGCAAGAATGGTCGCCGGGGACGACGCCATGTAGTCAGGGCGGTGATGTTCGCCAAGACCGAAGACATCAAGTCCAACCTCATCGGCAAGCTTGATCTCTTCAAGCAATTCGTCAACCCGACGCTTGGCCTCCACCCCCTTGCTGGCCGCATTCGGATCGACGTCTGCAAATGTATAAAGACCAAGTTCCACGATGACACTCCGATGACGTTTGTATTTGACTGACATAGAGTTTTTGCCCGCGTCGGCAAAGAGGTGCGCGACGAACACTGTGTCGCATTTCCGGTGCACGACGGCTCGGCGCTCGCCGGCTGCGGCAAAACGTCGTTGCACGGGAACTTCCTTTGGGACTAACCTTTGTCTTCGCGGGCGCAACAAAACGCCCGTCATCCATCGGCATTCGTCGAAAAGGGATCAATCTGATGAAAAGAACTGTCGTCGTAACCGGCTCCACCAGCGGCATTGGACTGGGCATCGCCCGCGCCTTCGCCGCCGAAGGTGCCAATGTGGTGATCAATGGCTTCGGTGATGCGGCCGAAATCGAAACGATCCGCCAATCGCTGGAAGAAGCGGGCGGCAGGGCGCTCTATCATGGCGCTGACATGTCGAAGCCCGCAGAAATTGCCGACCTGATCGCCACCGCAGATCGCGAATTCGGCGGCATCGACGTACTTGTCAACAATGCGGGCATCCAGCATGTGGCGCCGATCGAAGAGTTCCCGATCGAGAAATGGGACCTGATCATCGCCATCAACATGTCGAGCGCCTTTCACTCGATTCGCGCTGCCATCCCCGGGATGAAGGCACGCAAGAAAGGTCGCATCATCAACATAGCTTCCGCCCATGGCCTCGTCGCTTCGCCTTTCAAGTCGGCCTATGTCACCGCCAAGCACGGCATTCTCGGCCTGACCAAGACTGTTGCGCTCGAAACAGCGCGCGACGGGATTACGGTCAACGCGATCTGCCCCGGCTACGTGCTGACGCCTTTGGTCGAAAAGCAGATCCCCGACACGGCCAAGGCACGCGGCATCTCGGAGGACCAGGTGAAAAACGATGTCATGCTGCATCTTCAGGCGACCAAGGAATTTGTCGAAGTGGATCAGGTGGCAGCGCTCGCGCTTTATCTTGCCAGCGACGCGGCAGCCCAGGTTACCGGCACGTCTATCTCGATAGATGGCGGCTGGACGGCACAATAGACTTGAAAGATCGCGCTGCGCCGCCCACCATCCGGCAAGTGCGCAGCGCGTTTCGGGCAGATACATCCAGGAGACAGTGATCGTTTATGGCAGATAGCATCCGCTTCATCCTCAACGGCGAGGACATCGCCCTTTCGACCGTCGACCCGACCGAGACGCTGCTGGACTTCCTGCGCCTGAAGCGCCGGTTGACCGGGTCGAAGGAAGGCTGCGCCGAAGGCGATTGCGGCGCCTGCACCGTACTGGTCGGGCGGCTGTCCGGCGGCAGGCTGCATTATGAAACGGTCAACGCCTGCATCCGCTTCGTCGGATCGCTCAACGCCACCCATGTCGTGACCGTCGAGCATCTTGCCACAAGAGACGGCACGCTGCATCCGGTGCAGCAGGCCATGGTCGACTGTCATGGTTCGCAATGCGGCTTCTGCACGCCGGGTTTCGTCATGTCGCTTTATGGTCTGTGGTTGGCATCGGAAAACCCGGGCCGGGCCGAGATCGAGCGCGCCCTGCAAGGCAATCTCTGTCGCTGCACCGGCTACGAACCGATCGTCAAGGCGGCCGAGCTTGTCGCCCGCATGCGCCCGTCCGCCCTCTTCGATCCGCTGGAACGCGAACGCGCCAACATCGTCGCGCGTCTTGAGGAACTGACGACCCGCGAAACGATCCGGGTTGAAGGCGATGGCCGCCGGCTGGTTGTCCCGGGTTCGGTCGAAGCGCTGGCCGAGACGCTCGCAGCCCATCCCAAGGCCACCATCGTTGCCGGCGCAACCGACGTCGGGCTCTGGGTCACCAAGCAGATGCGCGTTCTCGATCCCGTTATCTTCATCAACCATCTCGGCGAATTGCAGGACGTCATCGTCGACGATACCGGCATTACGCTGGGTGCCGGCGTCAGCTATAGCACCGCCTTCGAGACACTGCGGCGGGAAATCCCGGCCTTTGCCCGGCTGATCGAACGCATCGGCGGCCAGCAGGTGCGCAACATGGGCACGATCGGCGGCAATGTTGCCAATGGCTCACCGATCGGTGACACGCCACCCGTGCTGATCGCGCTTGGCGCCACGGTCACCCTGCGTTCGGCAACGGGCACGCGCACAATGCCGCTCGAGGACTTCTTCATCCACTACGGCAAGCAAGATCGCCAGCCCGGCGAATTCGTCGAGCGCCTCTTCGTGCCGCGGCCGAAACCAGAAAGCCATGTCGCGGTCTACAAGATCTCCAAGCGTCGCGACGAAGATATTTCCGCCCTCTGCGGCGCCTTCCACCTGGAGCGTGACGCAGCCGGCATCGTCACCCATATCCGCATAGCCTTCGGCGGCATGGCGGCAACCCCGAAACGGGCACGGTCCGTCGAGGCGGCGCTTTATGGCAAACCGTTCACCCAGGACGCCGTCGACGCGGCAAGGGCGGCTTTCGACATCGACTATCACCCGCTGACCGACTGGCGCGCCAGCGCGGACTATCGTCAGCTGACCGCGAAAAACCTGCTCACGCGGTTTTTCCTGGAAAGCGCGGGAACGCCGCAGGAACTGCACCGGTTCGAACCGGAGGAGGCGTGATGCGCAGATCGTTCTCCACCTCCCTCTTGAGGGGGGAGGTCGCCGCAAAGCGGCGGGTGGGGGTGACCGACCCCGCTCGTTCAATCGACAACAACACGTGGAGGATGCCCCAAATCACCCCTCCCCGGAGCTACGCTCCGACACTCCCCCTCAACGGGAGGGTAGAAATTGGAGGCCCATCCCATGGATAAGCCAACCTACGAGACCGGCAAATACATCAAGGGGCCGATGCACCAGTCGCTCCGGCATGATTCAGCACACAAGCATGTCGCCGGAAGTGCCGAATATATCGATGACATTCCGGAACCCGCAGGCCTGCTGCACGGCGCGCTCGGCATGGCGGATCGGCCCCATGCGGAAATCCTGTCGATCGACCTGTCTGCAGTCAAAACCTATCCCGGCGTCGCCTGCGTGCTGACCGCCGAAGACATCACCGGGGTCAACGACGTCTCGTCCGGTGGCCGCCACGACGAGCCCCTGATCTCGACCGACAAGGTGGAATTTCACGGCCAGACGATCTTCGCCGTCATTGCCGAAACCCGCGACGCCGCCCGCAAGGCGGCGCGTCTGGCCAAGGTCGAATATCGCGACCTGCCCTTCTGGACCGATATCGACGGCGCGCTGGAAAACGGCGCCGCCCTCGTCACCCCCGGCATGACGCTGAAGCGCGGCACGCCGGAAACCGAACTGGACAAGGCCGAGCACCGGCTGAAAAGCTCCATGCGCATCGGCGGCCAGGAGCATTTCTATCTCGAGAGCCATATCGCGCTCGCCATTCCCGGCGAGGACGACGAAGTCGCCATCTGGTCCTCGACCCAGCACCCGTCCGAGATCCAGCACATCGTCGGCCATGTTCTGGATATCCCCTCCAACGCCATCACCGTGAATACACGGCGCATGGGTGGCGGCTTCGGCGGCAAGGAAACCCAGGGCAACCAGTTTGCAGCGCTCGCGGCCCTCGCGGCAAAGAAGCTGAAGCGTGCGGTCAAATTCCGTCCCGACCGCGACGAGGACATGGGCGTCACCGGCAAGCGCCACGACTTCAAGATGGATTTCGATGTCGCCTTCGACCGTGATGGCAGGATCCATGCGGTGGACGCCAATTTCGCCGCGCGCTGCGGCTATTCCTCCGACCTTTCCGGTCCGGTCACCGATCGCGCCCTGTTTCACGCCGACAGCAGCTATTTCTATCCGCATGTGAAGCTGACCTCGCAGCCGCTGAAGACCCACACGGTCTCCAACACCGCCTATCGCGGCTTCGGCGGCCCACAGGGCATGCTCGGCGGTGAACGCATCATCGAGGAAATCGCCTATGCGCTCGGCAAGGATCCGCTTGAGGTCCGCAAGGTCAATTTCTATGGGCCGAACGGCTCCGGCCGCGATGTCACCCCCTATCATCAGGTGGTCGAGGACAACATCGTCGCCCGCATAGTCGAGGAACTGGAAACCTCGGTCGACTATCAGGCGCGCCGCCGCGAGATCATCGCCTTCAACAGCACGAGCCCGGTCATCCGCAAGGGCTTAGCACTGACCCCGGTAAAGTTCGGCATCTCATTCACGATGACCGCCTTCAACCAGGCCGGCGCCCTCGTCCATGTTTATCAGGACGGCTCGATTCACCTGAACCACGGCGGCACGGAAATGGGCCAGGGCCTCTATACCAAGGTCGCCCAGGTCGTCGCCGACGCGTTCCAGGTCGATGTCGACACGGTCAAGATCACTGCGACAACGACCGGCAAGGTGCCCAACACTTCGGCGACGGCCGCCTCCTCCGGCTCGGACCTCAACGGCATGGCAGCCTATGATGCGGCGCGCCAGATCAAGGAAAGGCTGATCGCCTTCGGCGCGGAAAAATATCAGGTCGCCGCGTCTGACGTAGAGTTCCTGCCGAACCGCGTACGCGTCGGCGTTCAGGAATTTGCCTTTGGTGATTTCGTCAGGCAGGCCTATTTCGCCCGCGTCCAGCTATCAGCGGCCGGATTCTACAAGACTCCGAAGATCCACTGGGACCGCGCCGCCGGGCGCGGCACGCCCTTCTATTACTATGCCTATGGCGCGTCCTGTTCCGAGGTCTCGATCGACACGCTGACCGGCGAATATCTGATGGACCGCACCGACATCCTCCACGATGTCGGCCGCTCGCTCAACCCTGCGATCGACATCGGCCAGATCGAGGGCGGCTTTGTCCAGGGAATGGGCTGGCTGACGACCGAGGAACTGTGGTGGGACGGCAAGGGCCGGCTGCGCACCCACGCCCCCTCGACCTACAAGATCCCGCTCGCCTCCGACCGCCCGAAGATCTTCAACACCCGTCTGGCCGACTGGTCGGTCAATGCGGAGCCGACCATCGGCCGTTCCAAGGCGGTCGGCGAACCACCCTTCATGCTGGCGATCTCGGTGCTGGAAGCCCTGTCCATGGCCGTCGCCTCCGTCGCCGACTACAAGATCTGCCCGAGGCTCGACGCACCGGCAACCCCGGAACGGGTGCTGATGGCGGTGGAGCGGTTGAGGGGGAGATGAGGGCGCTGCTTTTACCATTCATCCTGCCCCCCTCCCCGCAAGCGGGGCGAGGGAATGGAACCGTTGCGGCACTCGCCCTTCTCTCCGTAAGCGGGGAGAAGGTGCCGGCAGGCGGTTGAGGTGCATGTCCGTGGATCACTTCCTCTCCACCCATCCCGCCCTCGTGCTCGTCAAGGTCACCGATGCCAAGGGCTCGACCCCACGCGAGACCGGCGCCTTCATGCTGGTCGCCCCGGTTACCGTTTACGCCACCATCGGCGGCGGGCATATGGAATTTCTCGCCATCGAAAAGGCGCGCGCCATGCTGGCGGCCGACGAAGCATCGGCAACGCTCGACATACCGCTCGGCCCGGAGATCGGCCAGTGCTGCGGCGGCCGTGTCGTCCTCACCCTGACCAACCTCGACGCACAGGCGCGTGCCGACCTGCTGGCGCGCGAGGAAGCGGCACGAGAGCGCCGGCCCGAGATCCATATCTATGGCGCAGGCCATGTCGGCCTCGCCCTGGCCGCGGCGCTGGCGCCCCTTCCGTTCAACGTCACGCTGATCGACACGCGCGCGGATATCGATGGCCACGTGCCCGAAGGCATCGTGTTTCGCCGTGTTGCCATGCCAGAAGCGGAAATCGCAAGACTTCCAGAAGGAGGTGCGGCGGTCATCCTCACCCATGATCACGCATTGGATTTCCTGATCGCCCGACAGGCACTGGCTCGCCCGGATCTGCGTTATGTCGGCATGATCGGCTCGGCCACCAAGCGCGCCACCTTCTCCCGCTGGCTGATCCGTGAACACGCAGATGCCGCGGACCTTGAGCGCCTTGTGCTGCCGATTGGCGGCAGTGCCGTCAAGGACAAGCGCCCGCCGGTTATCGCGGCCATGGTGGCAGCCGAATTGCTGGCGACCCTGCTTGGTTGAATCAGCACTTCAAGCACTCGATTCAGAACCAGAGCTTTGCACACCAACTCATTGAATACAATTACGATACCTCACAGAGGCCCGGTCCTGATCGTATCGATCAGACGACGGTTGCCCGACCAGAAAGCCTTGGATCGGCTCCGTGATGGTCGTCCTTCCTCGAGCCCGATATCTTGACGCAGAGCCTCCGGCAGGTTGTCGATTGCCATGTGGTCGGCCGCGAGAATACGGCATAGCACCCTTCGAAGACTGGAAAAAGACGGGCTGACGAACTGCCATTGCGATTTGATTAGCGATGTCATCCTTGCCTCCAGATGCCGTTGCCTAAACGGCTGCATTGGGTGCACAATGACTGCGGTTGCAGCACGGATCCAATTCAATTTCCGCGCCGACACATAAAGAGAGCTTATCCATGAAACTGTCGAAACAGTTCCCGCTGAATGCCCTGCGCGTCTTCGAGGCGGTCGGCCGGTTGGGCAGCTTTACCCGCGCAGGCGAAGAACTCGGCATGACCCAGACTGCCGTGAGCTACCAGATCAAATTGCTGGAGGACAATATTGGCGAGATGCTGTTCCTGCGCAGACCACGGCAGATCGAACTGACCGAAACCGGCGCAAGGCTACTGCCAAAGGTCGGCGAAGCCTTCGGCCTGTTGGTCGACGCGGTCGCCTCGGCCCGCCACGCCTCAAGCGAAACGCTGGAAATCCACTCGATCCCGACCTTCGCCACGCAATGGCTGGCGAAACACCTCGGATCGTTTCAACTCGACCATTCGAACATTGCCGTTCGCCTGCTACGGGTCAACAAGATGACCGATTTCGCCCGCGACGGCGCCGATATTGCGATCCGCTGGGGCGACGGGCCGTGGCCGGGCCTTGTCAGCCACCAGTTGATCCGTGCGACATACACGCCCATGCTCAGCCCGAAGCTGGCCGACAGCATTGGCGGCGTTCACCAGCCGTCAGACCTGATGAAGCTGCCGATCATCAGCCCGGATGATCATTGGTGGAAGGAGTGGTTCAACGCAGCCGGTATCCAGAACCTTGCCCTTAAGGGCAACAGCATGAACACGTTCGAGGCGCAGGATCTTGAGGCAAGCGCTGCGATCGCCGGACAGGGTGTGGCCATTATCAGCCCATTCTTCTTCCGTGACGAACTGGCATCGGGTCGCCTGCTGCAGCCGTTTCCGCTGACCTGCGCGGCACAGGCACCCATCTGGATGGTCTACCCGCACGCGCGGCGCAATTCGCCAAAGATCCGCGCCTTCCAGGCCTGGATCGACAAGGCTCTTGCCAATGACGAGATGGCCTCGACATTGGCCCCGCCACTACCACTCAAGACAGTTCAGAACGACATGTCGGGCGCATAGAAACAGCGCAGCGTATCCTCGTTCGGATAAAGGCAAAGATGATATTCGCTATCTTCGGAACGGCGCGTCGTCACCTGCGGCACGTTGAAGATATGCCGGCGCGTGACCAGCCGGTG encodes:
- a CDS encoding LysR substrate-binding domain-containing protein, producing the protein MKLSKQFPLNALRVFEAVGRLGSFTRAGEELGMTQTAVSYQIKLLEDNIGEMLFLRRPRQIELTETGARLLPKVGEAFGLLVDAVASARHASSETLEIHSIPTFATQWLAKHLGSFQLDHSNIAVRLLRVNKMTDFARDGADIAIRWGDGPWPGLVSHQLIRATYTPMLSPKLADSIGGVHQPSDLMKLPIISPDDHWWKEWFNAAGIQNLALKGNSMNTFEAQDLEASAAIAGQGVAIISPFFFRDELASGRLLQPFPLTCAAQAPIWMVYPHARRNSPKIRAFQAWIDKALANDEMASTLAPPLPLKTVQNDMSGA